Within Zootoca vivipara chromosome 10, rZooViv1.1, whole genome shotgun sequence, the genomic segment gagaagttgaagtgcgagaagaactctgcccatcgtatctgccgctggttgagcaccctggccgttctccagaactccaggttcttgtggtccgtgcacacctgaatgggatgcTTGGCGCCCacaaggaagtgtctccaatgctggaacgcagcgtggatcgcgagaagctccttatcaaacaccgtgtaattgcgttctggctgggtcagctttctggagaagaaggcacagggtctccactctctgttggcatccagttgcaacaggatcgctcccaaagccctgtctgaagcgtcggtttccacgcgtaggggcgcatcctgcaccacgtggaacaggttctggtcggaagcgaacaccctcttgaggctttcgaacgctgcttgcgcctctggagtccacctgaacttctgcttgcctcttaggcagtccgtgatgggagccgtaacgcgagagaagttcttgatgaacttcctgtaaaagttggcgaagcctagtaggcgttgggcatctttgcgcgtcctggggctgtgccagtccaggatggcctgcaccttgtccttatcCATTGCTAGCCCCTCGTCTGACAGCTTGTaacctaggaagtccacctccctggtgtgaaacttgcatttctccagcttcacatacaggtggttctctttcaggcgctgcaacacctccctgacatcctgcacatgctgctctgggtcattggagtaaataaggatgtcatccaggaagaccaggcatttcttgaagaggagggaccccaggacgtggtgcatgaaggcctggaagcatgctgagcccccttgcaaaccgaagggcatgaccagatattcaaaagagcccagtggcgtgaacatcgtggttttccactcatcgccttcccggatcctgatcaagttgtacgcccccctcaggtctagcttggtgaaaatcttgcccctgcgtgccgctgtcagcagatcatccactctgggcattgggaaagccaccggttccgtcatggaattgagccgtctaaaatccaccaccagacggcgctgttgcgtgtccttcttgtccacccagacgaccgggctgccccctgctgccttgctttctctgatgaaccccctcttgaggttcttgtcgatgaactccctcagatcctccagttcctgatctgacatggagtacagcttggctgggggtagcgtggcccctggcaccaggttgatttgacagtcaaaggacctgtgtgggggtaggtggtcagactccgcttcgctgaagacctcctgtaggtcccagtacggtttgggtattgcctcaccccccttgacgtgcatggtggccactgtggcgatgggaggcccctccccaggTTGGCgttgcatgcaatgctccagacaaaagtccgatccaaacgtgatgcatctctggtgccaactgatggaggggtcatggcgcgccagccagctcatgcctaagacgatggggggggtcggagatggtggtgacgttgaatgccagtgtctccgagtgtcgtcccaccgtcattctcatggggggggtctggtgggtgatggccccccccagcaactccctgccgtcaatggtggagacgtgcagggggaaatccagctgcagaagttggatctggtgctcttctgcaaagtttctcgagaagaagttggctgatgcaccactgtcaattaacgcgagtaccgtcaggggatagccatttgggagcgttagcgtcacttctagaaccacccctgctctggggggggggtgggctgccgctgctcctcgctgtgcgggtgggtgggttggggccggtttgtgctaactgtgcctggctgctgccccttgtctcctgcagccaggctgtctcgtttccctgctgtggtgctgcttcagtgggggaaggtacaaccgttcccgcctttccttgccactccctgcgatgagggcagtctctgacgcgatgccggggggagttgcagagaaagcaattcctgcctcttccctccttgcgtcttggcgccgccggggtttgaaaagcccgcgcgcgcgctccaccaatctccatcggttccggctctgggcttggtctgggcaggtctgggggcgggccctggggtggggtttggtgatgtggtctgtcctgggagcgtgggaaccaaggctttgctgcgcgcgtcgcttgtttgtcattccatctggattcctgtctcacccccaccgctagcgccgctttgcttaactcatccatagttcgcggtttaggacctctcgccagctcatccttaacgtctgcgtgcaaaccctggtagaaggctgatttcactggctcactttgcagatcccaccccagtttgtgcaccagcatggtgaatctcgcccagtagtccctaactgtcgattttccttgtgttaagttatgaagctcctctttagtggcctccatttcactgtcactagcgtacattatttttaaagcttctagaaatagttttgcgttcttcatgcaagtatttttttgcgcgatgagcggtcttacccattctcgggcggcccccgtcaaatgctctatgataaaggagactctgtgcgcgtcatctgggaattctgctgcatgcaattccagcgcataatttatttctgtctcaaatcctaggtactccctagggtcgccgctaaacttggtgactaggctctgtccccttctcacttggactagctgcggctggggcgcccccccacctctagcggctttttcctcttccaacttcttctgcaggtctaataccatcacccttagctgtttctcagtctcctcttttgtcctcacctggtccaccagcttgttcagctcctcctgcgccccgcgcgcttcctcctgagcggcatgcaattgctgctgtgcctgcgctgtaaggttccgtagctcctgcttcgctgcttcagcctccagcctccaatgctcagcctcttgcgcgctcatcgcggcactccaaagtagccaaaaaaagattcggaggttgctgtcaggggggcctgatatggctactctagagtaacgactccagcatggtctttttaggcttttattaagtgctgattatttacagtgttcagagcggtaaatatgcatccttaaggtgaggtgtcagaacctccgaatggcgattggcgcgttttcttccagcacagaagctttgggagacccaacctcttccccctacgtttgcgtcgcaattcgggagttggggggattggccttccccccgggccccccacttcctgtcccacctggtgcctgggctccgcaaccttgcctgagcctcggaccccacttcctgactctccgctagaggcagagctctccctactctctccagcgcttggggatgggctggaacttaagatgggagggacttccctgtatcccttgtccctcacagataCCATTTATAATCTTCCATAGCCTAAAGTGTGACTTGAATTGAAGCCATGTGCAAGAACCAGCTCTGTCAAATGAATGTTTGTTCTGCAGTGGCCAAAGGGGGTGATTGCTTGAACTTCTGTATGATGCTCATTAATGGCCTTGGCAAACAGACCTGGCTAGATGAGGGTACTGCAGGGTTTTCTCTAATATTCCAACAGCTCCCACGTGGACTTAAATCTCTTTCAAGCTTCTGCAGAGAGCTGAACGTGTAGAGACCAAGGTTTCCTTGAAAGAACTGGGTGTTCTTTTATTGTCAAGAGCTTAGCTACCTGACCTGCTGCAGCAGATCCTAGCTGATTAGCAGCATGGATCCCCAAAACGCTTCCCAAGTAATAAACAGCCAGTCATTTCACCTGCCAATCAAATTTAATTACTCTGCCTCAGCACTGCCTTTTTAGCAATTCACAGCGCTGAAGCAATGCACCACTGGTGGGTGCAGCATTTGCTGCAagggaagttttttgttttttgcctagTGACCCAAAGACTGCAACGGTGTGCATGCTTGCTTTGTAGTAAGCCACACTAAACATGCACAAAATTGCACTCTGAGCAACAACTCACAACAGAATGGCCTGAACTTCCTACTTTGGAAAGTAGGAATGAAAATGGCAGCAGCCAGTTGCTCAGGTTTCGGGGGTTTAATTGTATCCATGGGCTTTCGCATTGATGTTTTTATCTCCGTATTAGAGATACACGATATTACTAAATACAGATTGGGTGCTTGAATGGGATTTCCGACACTGAATTGCGCTCTCTCAGCTCTGAGGTTGGGGAATGGGCTCATAAGAGTTGGTATGGTGAAGAAGTTGGGACATGAAAACAATGGCAATGCCATAGCGAGGCTATGGGGATGGAAAGAAGCAGCATAGGATTTTATTGCCAGAGAGGGAGAAGCTGTGGATCAGAGTCAGCTGTATCGGATGAATGACATGAAATGGAGTTTTGCATAGAAGAAACAGCCACAAACAGGCTTTCTGCATCTGGACCTATTTTAATTTACGTATGGCTTTTTGGCCCCATGGtttacattgttttcttttttcctaaatCCATGATTTGGCAATACAATTTTGAGGTCAATTCTGACCGCTATCCTCACATACTGGGAGAGATGATAGATGTAAAATCTAAAGCACCAAAACCCTAGAAACAAGTCAGTTCTAGATTCTAAAAGGAACTAAATTGTATAGTATGTGAATGACCAAATACCAAAGGCTGGAATCCTAGACACACACCTGGAAGAAAGGCCCCTACTTAAAGTAGGAGGTGTATAGCACTCCAAAGGAGATGATGTACCGTATTAAGTCTCTGGCAGCAGAATACATGTGTCAATCTTTAAGGGTGCCACGACAGCACCGTGAGCTTAATATAAAGGCTAAAGGGAACATATGTTAGTATCTTGGGTGCCACGGGCCTCTTTCGTCGTTTTGGTTTTACTTTgtggctggaggggagagcattTGATATTTCGGCGTCTGCCCCTTTAAAAGCGACGCCATTCGGCTTCGCCCTCGCAGCACGTGACCCGGAAATGGCTGTAGCGGCGCCTCAATGAAGGCGGCGCGGAAAGCTTCGTCGCGCGCTTCGAGAGGCACCTGAGTCACGTGGCACATCTGCCCGGACTGGGTCCCACGAGCGAGCGGGTTCGACTGGGTAAAGAGGAGCAGAGAACGAGGAGGGTCGCCGCTCTGGCACAGCATCTCGCTGCGATCTTTTAAGGCCCGGCCCTTACTTGGAGGACTAGAGCAGCACGCACTCTTATGACGAGCTCCGCCGCGCGCCGCTGCGGGGCAGCCGCACGAGACTGAGACCTACCTGATCGCCTCCTCCCTTCGGCCAGACGCTCCAGGTACGTCAGCACGTCACGCACCTGACACGCCGCCAAGCCTCGCCCCGCATCCCATTTGGCGGAGGGAAATGGTCCCTGGGTGCTGTTACTGGGGGAGGAAAAGCTTCAGCCCCATTTCCATGAGGTTGGTTCATGTCGATAAGTTCCAGCAGGTTCAGCTCACATTACCCCTGACCATGGACtgtgctgactagggctgatgggagcaggaaCCCAGTAACATGTGCAGGTCCCTTAACCATTGGCCTAGCATTTAGGCTTATAGCCAATCCTCCTTGGCTAGCACGCTTCTCTTCTTCACAAGCAGGATAAGGGTTGTTCCTGTTTCCCAGGGATAACATGTTCACTTCTTCAGCAGAGAGATTATGTTGttgccttccttcttccttcataGCTGTTCCAGGGTGTTGCATGAATATTCCTGCATCTGCAACGTGAATGCAAAAGCTGAACGTAAGTTCCGTTGAAAATGGCTCTTTTTTTGCTTTCCATTCATGCACTGCCATTCGTACGTACTCAAAATAGCCTCCGAGACTCAGAATGGTATTTATATGACAAATACAGATTTACCAAGCACTCAGGGGTAGAATGGAAGATCTCCGGTTCAATGCCATCCAGCAGTTACTGCTGCTCAGAGTAGATGGAATTGAGCCAGTATGGAATCAGGATGAGTTCTCTTGTCTGATACATAAAGCAAGTTTTTGTGTCCATATGAACAATTTCATAAGCTGAAATTTCAACATCTACGTCggggtgggggaacctttggcccaccagatgttgctgaactgcaactcccatcagcctccgcaaacatggccaatgattttgggagttgtagttcagcaacatctggagggaaaacAGTTCCCCATGTTTGGACCACACAACTCATTAAAGTAGCAGGAGCGCTGTCATCATTTTCATCTGGCCACTCTGTGTATCATCCTGCTGAAAATTATTCCCACAGATAATTGGTTGACCAACCATATAGTGCAATAACTTAGTAAATTGTCATTTTATCCAGGGTCACGTGTGACATTATCCCAAAACAAGTGAATTTATGGGCTTGTAAAATACACATGGTGACAAGAGAACATACCATTCTATCTCTACACTTGGCAgtaccaaaagaaagaaagaaagaaagaactcctTGTCATGGGAACTAGGGAAATGGTGGCAAAGGGCAGCACTTAAAAAGAGGAATGCACTCACTGATTTTGTAGTGAACAGCAGAAATGGAAAAATGTGGAGAGGAGCAAAAAACTGCTTGTCTTTCAGCCTAGTCCAGGGAGAGGCCCTGCggtcccatctctctccctctctggcagcctgatggaatggttgCTGTACATGACAGTGGTTGCAGATAGGGAATAAAGCTGATTGATATGGTAACAACATATTCCATAGGGGCCCAGATAGCAGGCCTCTATAGGCCATATGTGTAGCATTCATGTGTCACAAAAGATACCATATGTGAGGTGTATCAGAGTATGCAAGCTCATTTTGTAACACGCATAGTGGCCTTTTGTGGGTGGTTCTCAGGCTTTGTCACCATCCCCTCCTGTCTACATCCCTATAGaagaggggtgggaaacctgtgcccctctagatgttgccacagttacaactcccatcatccctgagcattggtcatATAAGATGGAGCTAATGGGGGTTGGTGTCAAACAATAGCATATCTAACACACACTCAGTCACTCACAGCACAAAACTATTTGGTGAGCAAAGACCTGACAAAACAGGTCTAGAAGGGTGACACTTTGCTTTGGATGTGTGAGTTTTCAGGGCAGTATGCTTTGCAATGGCGTGGAGCAGAAATGATTTTGAAATAGGACACTTGCCTATCTTCTCACTCTTGTAGCTCCTGTCTGTGGCTGGAATATGGTTCCTCAGCAGAAGATAGTGATGTGGCTGCTGCTTGCATATCCCACTTTGTGGTCTGGACTGCAGCATCTTGGAGAGGAGACAAGACACAAAGCTGAGCCTATCAAGTATATCATCCTAGTTCCAAATAATTAAGCACCCTTAGCAGTTCTCATTGAACTTATTTTAACTTGAGTCTTTTCAGCTCTTATATTTGCCTTGAACAGATTTCACTTCACTCTGTTGTCCACAAGTATAATGCCATCTCCTTCGAAGTGTGTGCAAGAACTTCTGTTAATCTTTGCCTTCGGTTTGGCCTCCTGCAGGGCTACTGGTGCCCTGTACCATGACTACTGTGTCATTGGGGCTGGCCCCGCGGGCTTGCAGATGGCATATTTCCTCCAGCATGCAGGCCGAGACTATGTGGTCTTTGAACGCAGCTGTGCGCCCGGGGGCTTTTTTGCCCTGTATCCACGCCACCGAAAGCTTATAAGTGTCAACAAGCGTTACACTGGCAAATCCAACAGTGAGTTCAACCTTCGCCATGACTGGAACTCGCTACTCAGCCACAACCGCCGGCTGCTCTTTCGACACTACTCCAAGGACTTTTTCCCAGACGCTGATGCCATGGTGCGTTACCTGGGGGACTTTGCTTCCATGCTAGACCTCCAGGTGCGTTACAACACATCCATCACCCGTGTGATGCTGGAAAAGGACATTAAGGCATGGAATGGCCATTTCTTCATCCTTACTGACCAGAATGCTCAGTTCTATAAATGCAGGTGAGTCATGAAGAAAACCTACTTAGAGGAGGGAAATGTTCACATGGCACAGCTCCGATTGGACCTGATTGTGAAAGTGTAATTTCCTACAGAActattggccctccagatcttgttggactccaactcccttcagccccagatGACATGGCCAgtgtcagcaatgatgggaactggagtccaatgacatacGGAGAGCTACAGCTTCCCCAGTCCTGCTGTCTAGCCTGCAATAGCTTTCGAAATTGGAACAGAACTTCTGGATTGGCTATGCCTTCAGCAAGCCTGATCAAAATCATTACTATATGTTTCAGTGTCCTATTGGTGGCTACGGGAACGTGGGTTCCTAACAAAGTGAACTTCCCTGGTTCAGAATACGTCGAGGGCTATGAGTCTGTGTCCATCAATCCAGAAGACTTCCTTGGCCAATCTGTACTGATCTTGGGCCGAGGAAACTCTGCCTTTGAGACAGCGGAGAACATTTTGGGCGTCACCAATTTCGTGCACATGGTGGGCCGCTCTCGTGTTCGCCTTTCCTGGGCCACTCACTATGTTGGAGATTTGAGGTAAGAACCTTTTATCAATGAGAAGTGACTACTAAACATTCAGGGGTGCCATAAAGGCTGTGGGGAAAGCATTATATAACATCATTTAAGAAAGGCATGGGCAATGCCCAGCATGCTAGGCCCCTTAATGCTGGCTCCCGGGACTCTCCCAAAGCCAGCCAGCCTTTcctaacctggtgctctccagctgttctggactacagttcccttcaGCCCTACTCAGCACagtgctggctaaggctgatgggagttgtagtccactttCTGAAAATGTGAACTAAAATTgactaacacccccccccccacacacacacacaaaaggttaAAAACAAGAGTAAGAGTAATTATGCGTTTTCCTCACTGTTTATCCTCGGTCTTTTACAAGTCACTGTTCTCTTGCATTTCTTAACTGCCTTTCCATTGTGTTCTCAAAAGAACACACAATAAATGCTGTCAAACAAATTTTGGACTTCCTCATCCCCAGCATTATTAAAACCAATAAAGAACATGACTACAGAGAAGGAGTGCCTTATACCAGGTTCTCTACGCCGGCTGGCAATGATATTTCCACAGTTGACATGCAGAGCACTAAATCCCATCTGTCTTGTGACCCTACAACTCTTGGGACTCCCAGTTCCCATTATCTGTACTCCACTTGGAAATTCTCTGAACGTGgagccatttttaaatatatgtaaccAATAAATGCTCCCTTCCTTAGAGCCGTTAACAACGGCCTCCTGGACACATATCAGCTGAAGTCCCTAGATGGGCTTCTGGAAGGTGACTTGGAAGACTTGGTTCTCGTCAAGGATAAGAAAGGAAAGCTGCACATCACCCTCCGCTTCTACCtggagaacagcaacagcagcgaAGCAGATTCCATCCTCCTCCCTCAGGACGAGCTGGACAACTTTGCCACTCGAGCACCTTACGACCGCGCCATTGGCTGCCTCGGCTGGAAATTCGACTTCTCCATATTCAACAAGTGAGATAGGCCTGGGCCCAAAGTGACAAGGAAGATGCATGAGACCAGGGGGCATGGGGGCTGGGCAGGGGACATAGCTGGAAAGTTCTGGTTTGGATTTTGGCTGAGATCCTTTCAGACACACACCCATAACCTTACTCTATTTCAGCCTCAACTGTCTCCATttgccctttccccaccccacacaggTCTGTGGGGCTGATGCAAGGCAAAGGCAGTAAGAAGAAGTATCCTCTCATCAAGCCCAGTTACGAAGCCAAAGCCACTCGGGGCCTTTTTGTTCTGGGCACCGCAAGCCACTCAGTTGACTTCAGGAAATCTGCTGGGGGCTTCATTCACGGGTTCCGATACACAGGTGAGCTTGGAGACATGATGAGTGGGTTGTAGAGAAAGCCAACGTCAGCCAGCCAGCTGAAGCTGCTCTGGTATGGtgtgtttctcttcttttttattattattactttcattGAACAATGCAACACTTGTTATTgcctttattattaaaattaataattccgccctttctcccaaaggaggccaggtcagcaataaaagaatgaaaatgccttaaaaacaatcccagtacagatgcagactgtCGTTGTTTCCAAAGTGTACTAACAACAGAAATGCTACTATAAATAAAGGGAAATAACATAGGAGAGCTGGAAAATTTTATTATGTCTTGGAACCGTATGTGGAGTCTGTGGAGATAGATATATATCATtttatagttggaagagaccttagAAGTCCTTCAATTCAACCCCCTGCACAGTGCAATAATCTTATAACTGCTGCATCCCTGAGAAGTGGCCTCTGCTTACAGACCTCCAGCataggagagcccaccacctacTAAGGCAGTCCGTGTTCCACTGTTAACAGTTCTCACCTGcctctggagcatagctgccaagttatcccttattttaagggaaattcccttatgctgaataggcttccttgtgagaaaagggaaaacttggcagctatgctctggagtAATAGAGGACATTGCATGAAGATCATTACAAGAGGAGAGGCCTTTACCTCTTTATATTGGGGTtgaagaacttgtggccctccagatgttggcctaTAGTCAgtgaggatgggagttgtagtccaacatcatcaggGGGGGCAGACTCCCTACCCCTGGTTCCAGTTAAAATTATGTGAATGAAGAGTAACCAGCATTTTATGTCCTCCTTCCTCCTTAGCTTGTAAGTACTGTACATTTtaatttaatctctctctctctctctccctacccaCCTCTCGCAGCTCGCGTAGTTCATCGCTTATTAGAAGTCCGTCACCACGGAGTCCCCTGGCCATCCTCCCTCTACCCCATTATGCAGCTAACGAATGCCATTGTCAAGCGAGTGAATGAGGCGTCTGGGCTCTATCAGATGTTCACTGTGCTAGCGGATGTCATTCTGCTAAAAGAGTGAGTGAGTAATGCTCCCTTCGTTTCCTTCCTTTGAAGACTGTGGCCCCTAGAAATATATCTTAGCAGTGCCATTCAATTTCCTCTTCCATTCCTTGCTTTGCAGCCTCAAGACATTCCAGGAatccaggagggagggagccaaacACACATCCCATGAAATAGTGTTCTGAAGTTCTGGCATAGCAGTCAAGAAGGCCCATCCTTCTTGTGGGGGCCAGTCTGACCTCTGGGTGTGATGGATGGGACCTGAAGCAAGGCTGCCTTGGCTGTTGTTAACCCAGAAGCAGCCAATTTGATGCCTTCCAGAGGTTCTTCAACTCTAGCTCTCATCAAGCCCAGCCAGCAAAGTCAGTGGTAGATGGGAGCtgtgatccagcaacatctggagaaccagggGTTTCCTACCCCTGCATTTCAGGGTAGTTCATTTGGAATAGGCAGGTCCTTGCAGTACCAGGGACCCAGACAGCATAGGACTAAGCCAGCACCTGGAATTGGACCCAGCAGGTGTTTCAGAGCAGGTGTAATATGACTGTGCCAACTCCTACCCAACACGAATaggatgaacttcctgacagtaagagctgttcggcagtggaatttgctgccaaggagtgtggtggagtctccttctttggaggtctttaagcagaggcttgacagccatctgtcaggaatgctttgatggtgtttcctgcttggcagggggttggactggatgacccttgtggtctcttccaactctatgattctatgattctatggtagcaGCTGCAGTTTTTCAAGCAATCTTGCACTGTGGCCTTGAGTCAGACTGTCTTGTCTATTCAGTAGTGcctgccctgactggcagtggctcgccaaggtttcaggcaggactcCTTGCCAGCCTTACCTTGAGAtttcatgtgctctgccactgggctacaACCCTTTCGCATGGGCAGCCTCACATGGTCACTAAGA encodes:
- the FOXRED2 gene encoding FAD-dependent oxidoreductase domain-containing protein 2 — protein: MPSPSKCVQELLLIFAFGLASCRATGALYHDYCVIGAGPAGLQMAYFLQHAGRDYVVFERSCAPGGFFALYPRHRKLISVNKRYTGKSNSEFNLRHDWNSLLSHNRRLLFRHYSKDFFPDADAMVRYLGDFASMLDLQVRYNTSITRVMLEKDIKAWNGHFFILTDQNAQFYKCSVLLVATGTWVPNKVNFPGSEYVEGYESVSINPEDFLGQSVLILGRGNSAFETAENILGVTNFVHMVGRSRVRLSWATHYVGDLRAVNNGLLDTYQLKSLDGLLEGDLEDLVLVKDKKGKLHITLRFYLENSNSSEADSILLPQDELDNFATRAPYDRAIGCLGWKFDFSIFNKSVGLMQGKGSKKKYPLIKPSYEAKATRGLFVLGTASHSVDFRKSAGGFIHGFRYTARVVHRLLEVRHHGVPWPSSLYPIMQLTNAIVKRVNEASGLYQMFTVLADVILLKENATEFEYLEEYPVGVLQDLEWRTGKKVQNGLFVIVMEYGKNFSGPDKDVFYYNRAVGEARHAWQSNFLHPVIYYYKRLPTEREMRLCPPDWPLPRPDAIHHIVEDFLTDWTAPNAHILPLRRFLENCLETDLRRFYAESCFLFALTRQKLPPFCQQGYMRMQGLMGNERLSRHGVEAGLLEDYTAVDSPDERETGSTQSHDPLLEDHMIPNHQLQHLISTKDEL